The Triticum aestivum cultivar Chinese Spring chromosome 3A, IWGSC CS RefSeq v2.1, whole genome shotgun sequence genome includes a region encoding these proteins:
- the LOC123061732 gene encoding B3 domain-containing protein LFL1 isoform X1: protein MRKKRQERPPRASHPAPATLRPRGWPRPRALGIAPSGAGSPPAPISELARHLAPRPRLRPPIPPINAPRAAPTLAALTSPSSPRPAGMAAISSSSSSKRRPPSASTASSSSGDGIGEYRPQLVTRKRRSGGRGPRGGVRWMPAIRPVNELDLNRVALDPNHQVAGLRVILQKELRNSDISQLGRIVLPKKESEAYLPILTSKDGRSLRMHDLLNAQLWTFKYRYWPNNKSRMYVLENTGDYVRTHNLRVGDFIMIYKDDDKNRFVIRAKKAGDDLVASLPQFHEHISSILPIPEVDDYVSLIPPPADISAFAPQADENYEMFDGIFNSLPEIPVANVRYSDFFDPFSDCMDMSNPGLNANNSANLASHFHDERTGLSLFPNPKSGPLM, encoded by the exons ATGCGGAAAAAACGCCAGGAGCGGCCTCCCCGCGCCTCCCACCCGGCGCCTGCCACCTTGCGCCCGCGCGGTTGGCCGCGCCCGCGCGCCCTCGGCATCGCCCCGTCGGGCGCTGGCTCCCCACCTGCGCCCATTTCAGAGCTcgcccgccacttggcgccgcgcCCCCGTCTCCGCCCACCCATCCCGCCCATAAATGCGCCCCGCGCtgccccaaccctagccgccttgacctccccctcctccccccggCCCGCCGGCATGGCcgccatcagcagcagcagcagcagcaagcgccgccccccctccgcgtccaccgcctcctcctcctccggcgacgggATCGGCGAGTACCGGCCGCAGCTCGTCACCCGGAAGCGGAGGTCCGGCGGGCGCGGGCCCCGCGGCGGCGTCCGGTGGATGCCGGCCATCCGACCA GTAAATGAGCTGGATTTAAATAGAGTTGCTCTAGATCCAAAT CATCAAGTGGCTGGGTTGCGAGTTATTCTGCAGAAGGAGCTCCGTAATAGTGACATAAGCCAGCTTGGGAGAATTGTTCTCCCGAAG AAAGAGTCGGAGGCTTACCTCCCAATTCTGACATCAAAGGATGGCAGAAGTCTACGCATGCATGATTTGCTAAATGCACAACTGTGGACATTCAAGTACAG ATACTGGCCCAACAACAAGAGCAGGATGTATGTACTTGAGAATACTG GGGATTATGTCCGAACCCATAACCTTCGAGTGGGAGACTTCATCATGATATACAAAGACGATGACAAAAACCGATTT GTCATCCGAGCAAAGAAGGCGGGAGATGATCTAGTTGCTTCTTTGCCACAATTCCACGAGCATATCTCTTCCATTCTGCCAATTCCAGAAGTTGATGACTATGTGTCTCTAATCCCACCACCAGCTGACATCTCTGCCTTTGCGCCACAAGCTGATGAGAATTACGAGATGTTCGATGGGATTTTCAACTCTCTACCAGAGATACCGGTAGCCAATGTGAGGTACTCAGACTTCTTCGACCCATTCAGTGATTGTATGGACATGTCGAATCCTGGCCTGAACGCCAACAACTCAGCTAACCTTGCCAGTCATTTCCATGATGAGAGGACTGGGCTTTCTTTGTTTCCCAACCCAAAGTCTGGGCCTCTGATGTGA
- the LOC123061732 gene encoding B3 domain-containing protein LFL1 isoform X2 gives MRKKRQERPPRASHPAPATLRPRGWPRPRALGIAPSGAGSPPAPISELARHLAPRPRLRPPIPPINAPRAAPTLAALTSPSSPRPAGMAAISSSSSSKRRPPSASTASSSSGDGIGEYRPQLVTRKRRSGGRGPRGGVRWMPAIRPHQVAGLRVILQKELRNSDISQLGRIVLPKKESEAYLPILTSKDGRSLRMHDLLNAQLWTFKYRYWPNNKSRMYVLENTGDYVRTHNLRVGDFIMIYKDDDKNRFVIRAKKAGDDLVASLPQFHEHISSILPIPEVDDYVSLIPPPADISAFAPQADENYEMFDGIFNSLPEIPVANVRYSDFFDPFSDCMDMSNPGLNANNSANLASHFHDERTGLSLFPNPKSGPLM, from the exons ATGCGGAAAAAACGCCAGGAGCGGCCTCCCCGCGCCTCCCACCCGGCGCCTGCCACCTTGCGCCCGCGCGGTTGGCCGCGCCCGCGCGCCCTCGGCATCGCCCCGTCGGGCGCTGGCTCCCCACCTGCGCCCATTTCAGAGCTcgcccgccacttggcgccgcgcCCCCGTCTCCGCCCACCCATCCCGCCCATAAATGCGCCCCGCGCtgccccaaccctagccgccttgacctccccctcctccccccggCCCGCCGGCATGGCcgccatcagcagcagcagcagcagcaagcgccgccccccctccgcgtccaccgcctcctcctcctccggcgacgggATCGGCGAGTACCGGCCGCAGCTCGTCACCCGGAAGCGGAGGTCCGGCGGGCGCGGGCCCCGCGGCGGCGTCCGGTGGATGCCGGCCATCCGACCA CATCAAGTGGCTGGGTTGCGAGTTATTCTGCAGAAGGAGCTCCGTAATAGTGACATAAGCCAGCTTGGGAGAATTGTTCTCCCGAAG AAAGAGTCGGAGGCTTACCTCCCAATTCTGACATCAAAGGATGGCAGAAGTCTACGCATGCATGATTTGCTAAATGCACAACTGTGGACATTCAAGTACAG ATACTGGCCCAACAACAAGAGCAGGATGTATGTACTTGAGAATACTG GGGATTATGTCCGAACCCATAACCTTCGAGTGGGAGACTTCATCATGATATACAAAGACGATGACAAAAACCGATTT GTCATCCGAGCAAAGAAGGCGGGAGATGATCTAGTTGCTTCTTTGCCACAATTCCACGAGCATATCTCTTCCATTCTGCCAATTCCAGAAGTTGATGACTATGTGTCTCTAATCCCACCACCAGCTGACATCTCTGCCTTTGCGCCACAAGCTGATGAGAATTACGAGATGTTCGATGGGATTTTCAACTCTCTACCAGAGATACCGGTAGCCAATGTGAGGTACTCAGACTTCTTCGACCCATTCAGTGATTGTATGGACATGTCGAATCCTGGCCTGAACGCCAACAACTCAGCTAACCTTGCCAGTCATTTCCATGATGAGAGGACTGGGCTTTCTTTGTTTCCCAACCCAAAGTCTGGGCCTCTGATGTGA